A region from the Streptomyces lydicus genome encodes:
- a CDS encoding M4 family metallopeptidase — MRRTPHGRAVATGALVAVTAMLAVGVQAGTGTAAAPRPGTTHATPDPGALPAKLSPSQRAELIRAASATTAETARQLKLGAQERLVVKDVSKDVDGTVHTRYERTYDGLPVLGGDLVVHENKGGTLKGVTKAVRSQIKVASTTAKVKPAAAEAKAVKSARTLGSKKTDATQAPRKVVWVADGKPLLAYETVVGGLQDDGTPNQLHVITDATTGAKLYEYQGIEKGIGNSEYSGKVTFGTSGSAPNFSMTDPTRGSHKTYDLKHGSSGTGTLFTDPDDTWGDGTTSNAQTAGVDAAYGAQETWDYYKNVHGRSGIKGDGVGAYSRVHYGNSYVNAFWDDGCFCMTYGDGQNNADPLTALDVAGHEMSHGVTAATAGLNYSGESGGLNEATSDIFGTSVEFYANNASDPGDYLIGEKININGDGTPLRYMDKPSKDGASADYWSSGVGNKDVHYSSGVANHFFYLLSEGSGAKDINGVHYDSPTSDGLPVPGIGRANAEKVWFKALSQYMSANTNYAGARTATLQAAADLFGQGSASYNTVANTWAAVNVGARVPDGGGVTVTNPGNQTSTVGQAASLQIKASSGTAGALSYAATGLPAGLSLNATTGLISGTPTTAGTGNVTVTVTDAAKKTGTAAFTWTVNAAGGGNVFENADDVAIPDAGAAVTSPINVGRTGNAPSTLKVTVDIVHSYRGDLVVDLIAPDGTAYRLKNSSAFDSAADVKTTYTVNASSKKASGTWKLRVQDVYSQDTGYINGWKLTF; from the coding sequence GTGAGACGCACCCCCCATGGACGCGCCGTTGCGACCGGTGCACTCGTCGCCGTCACAGCAATGCTGGCAGTCGGCGTCCAGGCCGGTACCGGCACGGCGGCCGCCCCGCGGCCGGGCACCACGCATGCCACCCCCGATCCCGGCGCACTGCCGGCCAAGCTGTCCCCGTCCCAGCGTGCGGAGCTGATACGGGCAGCCAGTGCCACCACCGCCGAGACCGCGCGGCAGCTCAAGCTCGGCGCGCAGGAGAGGCTGGTCGTCAAGGACGTCTCGAAGGACGTCGACGGCACCGTCCACACCCGCTACGAGCGCACCTACGACGGGCTGCCCGTCCTCGGCGGCGACCTCGTGGTGCACGAGAACAAGGGCGGCACGCTCAAGGGCGTCACCAAGGCCGTGCGCTCGCAGATCAAGGTCGCGAGCACCACCGCGAAGGTGAAGCCGGCGGCGGCCGAGGCGAAGGCCGTGAAGTCGGCCCGGACGCTCGGGTCGAAGAAGACCGACGCCACCCAGGCGCCGCGCAAGGTGGTCTGGGTCGCCGACGGCAAGCCGCTGCTCGCGTACGAGACGGTGGTCGGCGGGCTGCAGGACGACGGCACGCCCAACCAGCTGCACGTCATCACCGATGCCACCACCGGCGCCAAGCTCTACGAGTACCAGGGCATCGAGAAGGGCATCGGCAACAGCGAGTACAGCGGCAAGGTCACCTTCGGGACCTCGGGCTCGGCCCCGAACTTCTCGATGACCGACCCGACCCGCGGCAGCCACAAGACGTACGACCTCAAGCACGGCTCGTCCGGGACCGGCACGCTGTTCACCGACCCCGACGACACCTGGGGCGACGGCACCACTTCCAACGCCCAGACGGCCGGTGTCGACGCGGCCTACGGTGCCCAGGAGACCTGGGACTACTACAAGAACGTGCACGGCCGCAGCGGCATCAAGGGCGACGGCGTCGGCGCCTACTCCCGCGTCCACTACGGCAACAGCTATGTCAACGCCTTCTGGGACGACGGCTGCTTCTGCATGACCTACGGCGACGGCCAGAACAACGCCGACCCGCTGACCGCCCTGGACGTGGCCGGCCACGAGATGTCGCACGGCGTCACCGCGGCCACCGCGGGACTCAACTACAGCGGCGAGTCCGGCGGGCTGAACGAGGCGACCTCGGACATCTTCGGCACCTCGGTCGAGTTCTACGCCAACAACGCCTCGGACCCCGGTGACTACCTCATCGGCGAGAAGATCAACATCAACGGCGACGGCACCCCGCTGCGCTACATGGACAAGCCGTCCAAGGACGGCGCCTCGGCCGACTACTGGTCCAGCGGCGTCGGCAACAAGGACGTGCACTACTCGTCCGGTGTCGCCAACCACTTCTTCTACCTGCTGTCCGAGGGCAGCGGCGCGAAGGACATCAACGGCGTCCACTACGACAGCCCGACCTCCGACGGTCTGCCGGTCCCTGGCATCGGCCGGGCCAACGCCGAGAAGGTCTGGTTCAAGGCACTCAGCCAGTACATGAGCGCCAACACCAACTACGCGGGCGCCCGTACCGCCACCCTGCAGGCCGCGGCGGACCTCTTCGGCCAGGGCAGCGCGTCGTACAACACGGTCGCCAACACCTGGGCGGCGGTGAACGTCGGCGCCCGTGTCCCGGACGGCGGCGGGGTCACCGTCACCAACCCGGGCAACCAGACCAGCACCGTGGGCCAGGCGGCGAGCCTGCAGATCAAGGCGAGCAGCGGCACCGCGGGCGCGCTGTCGTACGCGGCGACCGGCCTGCCCGCCGGGCTGTCGCTCAACGCGACCACCGGCCTGATCTCCGGTACGCCGACCACGGCCGGCACCGGCAATGTGACGGTCACGGTCACCGACGCCGCCAAGAAGACCGGCACCGCCGCCTTCACCTGGACGGTCAACGCGGCCGGCGGCGGCAATGTCTTCGAGAACGCCGACGACGTGGCGATTCCGGACGCGGGCGCGGCGGTCACCTCGCCGATCAATGTCGGCCGCACCGGCAATGCGCCGAGCACGCTCAAGGTCACGGTGGACATCGTGCACAGCTACCGCGGCGACCTGGTCGTGGATCTGATCGCCCCGGACGGCACGGCCTACCGGCTGAAGAACTCCAGCGCCTTCGACTCGGCGGCCGACGTGAAGACGACCTACACGGTCAACGCCTCCTCAAAGAAGGCCTCCGGCACCTGGAAGCTGCGGGTTCAGGACGTCTACTCCCAGGACACCGGCTACATCAACGGCTGGAAGCTGACGTTCTGA
- the treS gene encoding maltose alpha-D-glucosyltransferase translates to MIVNEPVPDTFEDTPAKDRDPDWFKRAVFYEVLVRSFQDSNGDGIGDLKGITAKLDYLQWLGVDCLWLPPFFKSPLRDGGYDVADYTAVLPEFGDLADFVEFVDAAHHRGMRVIIDMVMNHTSDQHPWFQESRTDPEGPYGDYYMWADDDKQYADARIIFVDTEASNWTFDPVRKQYFWHRFFSHQPDLNYENPAVQEEMISALRFWLDLGIDGFRLDAVPYLYAEEGTNCENLPASHAFLKRVRAEIDAHYPDTVLLAEANQWPEDVVDYFGDYGVGGDECHMAFHFPVMPRIFMAVRRESRYPVSEILAKTPAIPSGCQWGIFLRNHDELTLEMVTDEERDYMYAEYAKDPRMRANIGIRRRLAPLLDNDRNQIELFTALLLSLPGSPILYYGDEIGMGDNIWLGDRDAVRTPMQWTPDRNAGFSSCDPGRLSLPTIMDPVYGYQVTNVEAAMSSPSSLLHWTRRMIEIRKQNPAFGLGSYTELSSTNPAVLAFLREAPGAGGADDDLVLCVHNFSRFAQPTELDLRSFSGRHPVELIGGVRFPAIGELPYLLTLAGHGFYWFRLRRNSG, encoded by the coding sequence TTGATCGTCAATGAGCCTGTCCCCGACACCTTCGAGGACACCCCGGCGAAGGACCGCGATCCCGACTGGTTCAAACGAGCCGTCTTCTACGAAGTCCTGGTGCGCTCCTTCCAGGACAGCAACGGCGACGGCATCGGCGACCTCAAGGGCATCACGGCCAAACTCGACTATCTGCAATGGCTGGGGGTGGACTGCCTCTGGCTGCCGCCGTTCTTCAAATCCCCCCTGCGGGACGGCGGTTACGATGTCGCCGACTACACCGCAGTGCTTCCCGAATTCGGCGATCTGGCCGACTTCGTGGAATTCGTGGACGCCGCGCACCACCGCGGTATGCGGGTGATCATCGACATGGTGATGAACCACACCAGCGACCAGCACCCGTGGTTCCAGGAGTCACGCACCGACCCCGAGGGGCCGTACGGCGACTATTACATGTGGGCCGACGACGACAAGCAGTACGCCGACGCCCGCATCATCTTCGTCGACACCGAGGCCTCCAACTGGACCTTCGACCCGGTCCGCAAGCAGTACTTCTGGCACCGCTTCTTCTCCCACCAGCCGGATCTCAACTACGAGAACCCGGCGGTCCAGGAGGAGATGATCTCCGCCCTGCGCTTCTGGCTCGACCTGGGGATCGACGGCTTCCGGCTGGACGCGGTGCCCTACCTCTACGCCGAGGAGGGCACCAACTGCGAGAACCTGCCGGCCTCACACGCCTTCCTCAAGCGGGTCCGCGCGGAGATCGACGCCCATTACCCGGACACCGTGCTGCTGGCCGAGGCCAATCAGTGGCCGGAGGACGTCGTCGACTACTTCGGCGATTACGGCGTCGGCGGCGACGAATGCCATATGGCCTTCCACTTCCCGGTCATGCCGCGCATCTTCATGGCGGTGCGCCGCGAATCGCGCTATCCGGTGTCGGAAATCCTCGCCAAGACCCCGGCGATTCCGTCCGGCTGCCAGTGGGGCATCTTCCTGCGCAACCACGACGAGCTGACCCTCGAAATGGTCACGGACGAAGAGCGCGACTACATGTACGCGGAGTACGCCAAGGACCCGCGCATGCGCGCCAATATCGGTATCCGCCGGCGGCTGGCCCCGCTGCTCGACAACGACCGCAATCAGATCGAGCTCTTCACCGCGCTGCTGCTGTCCCTGCCGGGGTCGCCGATCCTCTATTACGGCGACGAGATCGGCATGGGCGACAACATCTGGCTCGGCGACCGCGACGCGGTGCGGACGCCGATGCAGTGGACGCCGGACCGCAATGCCGGGTTCTCCTCCTGCGACCCGGGCCGGCTCTCGCTGCCGACGATCATGGATCCGGTCTACGGATACCAGGTCACCAATGTCGAGGCCGCGATGAGTTCGCCGTCCTCGCTGCTGCACTGGACCCGCCGGATGATCGAGATCCGCAAGCAGAACCCCGCGTTCGGGCTCGGCAGCTACACCGAGCTGTCCTCCACCAACCCGGCGGTGCTGGCCTTCCTGCGGGAGGCGCCGGGGGCCGGTGGCGCGGACGACGACCTGGTGCTGTGCGTGCACAACTTCTCGCGCTTCGCCCAGCCCACGGAGCTGGACCTGCGGTCGTTCAGCGGCCGCCATCCGGTGGAACTCATCGGCGGCGTCCGCTTCCCCGCCATCGGGGAGCTGCCGTACCTGCTGACCCTCGCGGGCCACGGGTTCTACTGGTTCCGGCTGCGCAGAAACTCCGGCTAG
- a CDS encoding M4 family metallopeptidase, which translates to MSRKTRIAGISLAAAALVAAGITAGTAGASTVQAPTADGSPLKLSASHRAELLRDASATKAQTAKELGLGSQEKLVVKDVIKDADGTTHTRYERTYAGLPVLGGDMVVHTAKGGAIKSTTKSTEKSVKVASTTAKIAPTAAAQSAQGTAVKSLSGKKADAQTPKKVVWAASGSPVLAYDTVVKGVKKDGTPSRMHIITNADSGKKIFQYDDIRTGKGESEFSGSVDLGTSKEGSGFTLTDADRGGHKTLNLGNSESGEGKAFTDEDDKWGTGKPDDPQTAAVDAHYGAAETWDYYKKVHGRNGIKGDGKGATSRVHYGKNYVNAFWDDSCFCMSYGDGEGDKAPLTALDVAAHEMSHGVTAATANLTYSGESGGLNEGTSDIFGTSVEFYAKNDKDPGDYLIGEKININGDGKPLRYMDKPSKDGQSKDFWDSSTGGLDPHYSSGIANHFFYLLSEGSGPKEIGGVKYDSPTKDDKKVEGIGRDKAEKIWFKALTEYMTSNTDYKAAREATVKAATDLYKAGSPEVKGVEAAWDGVAVK; encoded by the coding sequence ATGTCCCGTAAGACTCGTATCGCCGGTATCTCCCTCGCGGCAGCGGCCCTCGTGGCCGCCGGTATCACCGCGGGCACCGCCGGCGCCTCCACCGTCCAGGCCCCCACCGCGGACGGTTCGCCCCTCAAGCTGAGCGCCTCGCACCGCGCGGAACTGCTGCGTGACGCGAGCGCCACCAAGGCGCAGACCGCCAAGGAACTCGGCCTGGGCTCGCAGGAGAAGCTGGTCGTCAAGGACGTCATCAAGGACGCCGACGGCACCACGCACACCCGCTACGAGCGCACCTACGCCGGCCTTCCGGTCCTCGGCGGCGACATGGTCGTGCACACCGCCAAGGGCGGCGCGATCAAGAGCACCACCAAGTCGACGGAGAAGTCGGTCAAGGTGGCCTCCACCACGGCGAAGATAGCCCCGACCGCCGCCGCGCAGTCGGCGCAGGGCACCGCGGTGAAGTCGCTCAGCGGCAAGAAGGCCGACGCGCAGACACCCAAGAAGGTCGTCTGGGCCGCCTCCGGCTCCCCCGTCCTCGCCTACGACACCGTCGTCAAGGGCGTCAAGAAGGACGGCACCCCCAGCCGGATGCACATCATCACCAACGCCGACAGCGGCAAGAAGATCTTCCAGTACGACGACATCCGCACCGGCAAGGGCGAGAGCGAGTTCAGCGGCTCCGTCGACCTGGGCACCTCCAAGGAGGGCAGCGGCTTCACGCTGACCGACGCCGACCGCGGTGGTCACAAGACCCTCAACCTCGGCAACAGCGAGTCCGGCGAGGGCAAGGCCTTCACGGACGAGGACGACAAGTGGGGCACCGGCAAGCCCGACGACCCGCAGACCGCGGCCGTCGACGCCCACTACGGTGCCGCCGAGACCTGGGACTACTACAAGAAGGTCCACGGCCGCAACGGCATCAAGGGCGACGGCAAGGGTGCCACCTCGCGCGTCCACTACGGCAAGAACTACGTGAACGCCTTCTGGGACGACAGCTGCTTCTGCATGTCGTACGGCGACGGTGAGGGCGACAAGGCCCCGCTGACCGCCCTCGACGTCGCGGCGCACGAGATGTCGCACGGTGTCACCGCCGCCACCGCCAACCTCACCTACAGCGGTGAGTCCGGCGGCCTGAACGAGGGCACCTCGGACATCTTCGGTACGTCGGTCGAGTTCTACGCCAAGAACGACAAGGACCCGGGCGACTACCTCATCGGCGAGAAGATCAACATCAACGGTGACGGCAAGCCGCTGCGCTACATGGACAAGCCGTCCAAGGACGGTCAGTCGAAGGACTTCTGGGACTCCAGCACCGGTGGTCTCGACCCGCACTACTCCTCGGGTATCGCCAACCACTTCTTCTACCTGCTGTCCGAGGGCAGCGGCCCGAAGGAGATCGGTGGCGTCAAGTACGACAGCCCGACCAAGGACGACAAGAAGGTCGAGGGCATCGGCCGGGACAAGGCCGAGAAGATCTGGTTCAAGGCCCTGACCGAGTACATGACCTCGAACACCGACTACAAGGCCGCCCGTGAGGCGACCGTCAAGGCGGCCACCGACCTATACAAGGCCGGCAGCCCCGAGGTCAAGGGTGTCGAGGCCGCGTGGGACGGCGTCGCCGTCAAGTAA
- a CDS encoding alpha-1,4-glucan--maltose-1-phosphate maltosyltransferase yields MIGRIPVLDIRPQIDCGRRPAKAVVGETFEVSATVFREGHDAVAANVVLRNPAGRCGPWTPMREQAPGSDRWSAEVTPGIEGRWSFTVEAWSDPVATWRRHAAVKIPAGIDTELVLAEGADLHERAASEVPKSDGRESVLSAVDTLRNPELPAATRLAAALSPQVTAALERHPLRELLTVSRPMPLVVERRRALYGSWYELFPRSEGATVTPDGTAVSGTLRTAADRLPAVAAMGFDVVYLPPVHPIGTSFRKGPNNALSAGPDDVGSPWAIGSPAGGHDALHPDLGTFEDFDHFVRTARELRMEVALDFALQCSPDHPWVTLHPQWFHRRADGSVAYAENPPKKYQDIYPIAFDADFRGLVRETERLLRFWMAKGVRIFRVDNPHTKPVAFWEKVIGEINRTDPDVLFLAEAFTRPAMVHTLARIGFHQSYTYFTWRNTKQELTEYLTELSGESASYLRPNFFVNTPDILHAYLQEGGRTAFEVRAVLAATLSPTWGVYAGYELCESTPLRRGSEEYLDSEKYQLRPRAWDAAAREGRTITPLITALNRIRRRHPALQQLRNLHFHHVDNDAVLAFSKHEGHGDRADTVLTVVNLDPHHTHEATVSLDMPELGLGRHESFPVRDELTGDTYHWGRDNYVRLEPGRSLAPAHVLSLRPSSPIGGSPN; encoded by the coding sequence ATGATCGGTCGCATTCCTGTTCTGGACATCCGCCCGCAGATCGATTGCGGCCGCCGCCCGGCGAAGGCGGTGGTGGGCGAGACCTTCGAGGTCTCGGCCACCGTCTTCCGCGAAGGGCACGACGCCGTCGCGGCCAATGTGGTGCTGCGCAATCCGGCCGGCCGCTGCGGCCCCTGGACCCCGATGCGGGAGCAGGCACCGGGCAGCGACCGGTGGAGCGCCGAGGTCACCCCCGGCATCGAGGGCCGCTGGTCGTTCACCGTCGAGGCCTGGTCCGATCCGGTCGCCACCTGGCGGCGGCACGCCGCCGTGAAGATCCCGGCGGGCATCGACACCGAGCTGGTGCTCGCCGAGGGCGCCGACCTCCACGAGCGGGCCGCCTCGGAGGTCCCCAAGAGCGACGGCCGGGAGTCGGTGCTCAGCGCCGTGGACACCCTGCGCAACCCCGAGCTGCCCGCCGCGACCCGGCTCGCCGCGGCGCTCTCCCCCCAGGTCACCGCGGCGCTGGAGCGCCACCCGCTGCGCGAGCTGCTGACCGTCTCGCGCCCGATGCCCCTGGTCGTGGAGCGCCGGCGGGCCCTGTACGGCTCGTGGTACGAGCTCTTCCCGCGCTCCGAGGGCGCCACCGTGACCCCGGACGGCACCGCCGTCAGCGGGACCCTGCGCACCGCCGCCGACCGGCTTCCGGCCGTCGCCGCCATGGGCTTCGACGTGGTCTATCTGCCGCCGGTCCACCCCATCGGCACCTCCTTCCGCAAGGGCCCCAACAATGCGCTGTCGGCGGGCCCGGACGACGTCGGCTCCCCCTGGGCCATCGGCTCGCCGGCCGGCGGCCATGACGCCCTCCACCCGGACCTGGGCACCTTCGAGGACTTCGACCACTTCGTCCGCACCGCCCGTGAGCTGCGGATGGAGGTGGCGCTGGACTTCGCGCTGCAGTGCTCGCCCGACCACCCCTGGGTCACCCTGCACCCGCAGTGGTTCCACCGCCGCGCGGACGGCTCGGTCGCCTACGCCGAGAACCCGCCGAAGAAGTACCAGGACATCTACCCGATCGCCTTCGACGCCGACTTCCGCGGGCTGGTCCGCGAGACCGAGCGCCTGCTGCGCTTCTGGATGGCCAAGGGCGTACGGATCTTCCGGGTGGACAACCCCCACACCAAACCGGTGGCCTTCTGGGAGAAGGTGATCGGTGAGATCAACCGCACCGACCCGGACGTGCTCTTCCTCGCCGAGGCCTTCACCCGCCCCGCCATGGTGCACACCCTCGCCCGGATCGGTTTCCACCAGTCGTACACCTACTTCACCTGGCGCAACACCAAGCAGGAACTGACCGAGTACCTGACCGAGCTGTCCGGCGAGAGCGCGAGCTATCTGCGGCCCAACTTCTTTGTGAACACCCCGGACATCCTGCACGCCTACCTCCAGGAGGGCGGCCGTACCGCCTTCGAGGTACGCGCGGTCCTGGCCGCCACCCTCTCCCCCACCTGGGGCGTCTACGCCGGCTACGAGCTGTGCGAGTCGACGCCGCTGCGCCGCGGCAGCGAGGAGTACCTCGACTCGGAGAAGTACCAGCTGAGGCCGCGTGCGTGGGATGCGGCGGCCAGGGAGGGACGCACCATCACCCCCCTGATCACCGCGCTCAACCGCATCCGCCGCCGGCACCCCGCCCTGCAGCAGCTGCGCAACCTGCACTTCCACCACGTCGACAACGACGCCGTCCTCGCCTTCTCCAAGCACGAGGGGCACGGCGACCGGGCCGACACGGTGCTCACGGTGGTCAACCTCGACCCGCACCACACCCACGAGGCGACGGTGTCGTTGGACATGCCGGAACTCGGCCTCGGCCGGCACGAGTCCTTTCCGGTGCGCGACGAGCTCACCGGCGACACCTACCACTGGGGCAGGGACAACTATGTGCGCCTGGAGCCGGGCCGCTCTCTCGCGCCCGCCCATGTGCTGTCGCTGCGACCGTCCTCACCGATCGGAGGGTCACCCAATTGA
- a CDS encoding ABC transporter ATP-binding protein — protein MTKSPTPPGRADDGRPDLAARQDGAALPDRAALPDQAALPDRAALPVADPATTRRAALRLIRRDGRAFALMLALNALAAGAGLAGPWLLGRILDTVREGGGVRAVDRLALVIVVCATAQLLLARYARFVGYRFGERTLARVREEYVDRALALPAATVERAGTGDLTTRGTSDVAAVAEAVRDAAPEVFVAAVQALFLLGAVVVLDPLLGACGLGLLCGLVAVRWYLRRARTAYLAEGAATSALAELLAATAAGARTVEALGLEERRTAAGERAIERCRRTRTRTLFLRSVLLPAVDASYVLPVAGVLLAGGALQGHGGISLGVVVSAALYLRQLSEPLETILFRVEQLQSSGAAFARVEGLGGAARSTAPATAALLPGPSREPSLQPSPRPSPAPATPADDRIDVTAVHYAYPGGDDDGPHPAGPRDVLHGVDLTVRPGERLAVVGPSGAGKSTLGRLLAGIDAPRSGSVTVGGVSIAALEPEVLRRQVVLVTQEHHVFLGTVRDNLRIAAPGADDTALHAALAAVGADWAEELPAGLDTELGAGGHRLDGARSQQLALARVVLADPHTLVLDEATALLDPRTARHTERALAAVLKGRTVIAIAHRLHTAHDADRVAVMEAGRLTELGTHDELVAANGAYAALWHSWHGRDASG, from the coding sequence ATGACAAAGTCGCCCACCCCGCCCGGACGAGCCGACGACGGGCGCCCGGACCTCGCGGCACGGCAAGACGGTGCGGCGCTCCCGGACCGTGCGGCGCTCCCGGATCAGGCCGCACTCCCGGACCGTGCCGCGCTCCCGGTGGCCGACCCGGCCACGACCCGGCGGGCGGCGCTCCGGCTGATCCGGCGGGACGGCCGGGCCTTCGCCCTGATGCTCGCGCTCAACGCCCTGGCCGCCGGCGCCGGCCTGGCCGGCCCCTGGCTGCTCGGCCGGATCCTGGACACGGTGCGCGAGGGCGGCGGGGTGCGCGCGGTCGACCGGCTGGCTCTGGTCATCGTGGTGTGTGCCACGGCGCAGTTACTGCTTGCCCGGTACGCCCGGTTCGTCGGGTACCGCTTCGGTGAGCGGACCCTGGCGCGCGTCCGGGAGGAGTACGTCGACCGGGCACTGGCGCTGCCCGCCGCGACGGTGGAGCGGGCCGGCACCGGCGATCTGACGACCCGTGGCACCTCGGATGTGGCCGCGGTCGCCGAGGCGGTGCGGGACGCGGCGCCGGAGGTGTTCGTCGCCGCGGTGCAGGCGCTGTTCCTGCTCGGCGCGGTGGTGGTGCTCGATCCGCTGCTCGGCGCGTGCGGGCTGGGACTGCTGTGCGGGCTGGTCGCGGTCCGCTGGTACCTGCGCCGGGCACGCACCGCCTACCTGGCGGAGGGGGCGGCGACTTCGGCGCTCGCCGAACTGCTGGCGGCCACCGCGGCGGGCGCCCGGACCGTCGAGGCCCTGGGGCTGGAGGAGCGCCGGACCGCGGCGGGCGAGCGGGCCATCGAGCGCTGCCGGCGCACCCGTACCCGCACGCTGTTCCTGCGCAGCGTGCTGCTGCCCGCCGTGGATGCCTCCTACGTCCTCCCGGTGGCCGGCGTCCTGCTGGCCGGCGGGGCGCTGCAGGGGCACGGTGGCATCAGCCTGGGCGTGGTCGTCTCCGCCGCGCTGTATCTGCGCCAGCTGTCCGAGCCGCTGGAGACGATCCTGTTCCGGGTCGAACAACTGCAGAGCAGCGGCGCCGCGTTCGCCCGCGTCGAGGGCCTGGGCGGGGCCGCGCGGAGCACCGCGCCCGCCACCGCCGCCCTCCTGCCCGGCCCCTCCCGGGAACCTTCCCTCCAGCCGTCCCCCCGGCCTTCCCCCGCCCCCGCCACGCCCGCCGACGACCGCATCGATGTCACCGCCGTCCACTACGCCTACCCCGGCGGGGACGACGACGGCCCGCACCCCGCCGGGCCCCGCGACGTCCTGCACGGCGTGGACCTGACCGTCCGCCCCGGCGAGCGCCTGGCCGTGGTCGGCCCCTCCGGAGCCGGCAAGTCCACACTGGGGCGGCTGCTGGCCGGTATCGACGCGCCGCGCAGCGGCTCGGTGACGGTCGGAGGGGTGTCGATCGCCGCACTGGAACCGGAGGTGCTGCGCCGGCAAGTCGTCCTCGTGACCCAGGAGCACCATGTCTTCCTGGGCACCGTCCGGGACAACCTGCGGATCGCCGCGCCCGGTGCCGACGACACCGCTCTGCACGCCGCGCTGGCCGCCGTGGGGGCCGACTGGGCCGAGGAGCTGCCGGCCGGCCTGGACACCGAACTGGGCGCCGGCGGCCACCGCCTTGACGGCGCCCGGTCCCAGCAACTGGCGCTGGCCCGGGTGGTGCTGGCAGATCCGCACACCCTGGTCCTGGACGAGGCGACCGCGCTGCTCGACCCCCGTACGGCACGGCACACGGAGCGCGCCCTGGCCGCCGTCCTGAAGGGGCGTACGGTCATCGCGATCGCGCACCGCCTGCACACCGCGCACGACGCGGACCGGGTGGCCGTCATGGAGGCCGGCCGGCTGACCGAACTCGGCACGCACGACGAGCTGGTGGCGGCGAACGGCGCCTATGCCGCCCTGTGGCACTCCTGGCACGGCCGGGACGCGTCCGGCTGA